Within the Amycolatopsis sp. 195334CR genome, the region CGCGCGGTGTCATCGTGAGAGGCGGTGAAAACCGCGCCGGGCGTGGAAAGATCGAATTGTCACTTCGGGCAATCCGGGACCGGGGGTTCCACGCAATGAGTTGTCACCTCGTCGCGCTCTGCGTCGACGCACACGAACCGCGTGCTCTCGCACGCTTCTGGGCCGGGCTACTGGACTGGGAACCGGCCGGGGACGGCACCACGCTGCTGCCGCGCGACGACACCGGGTTCCGGCTGCGGTTCCTGCCGTCGCGGGAGCCGAAGACCACGCAGAACCAGATGCACTTCGACCTGACCAGCACCTCCCTCGACGACCAGCGGACGACCGTGGCCAGGGCCCTCGCACTGGGCGGCAGGCACATCGACATCGGCCAGCGCCCCGAAGAGGAACACGTGGTGCTCGCCGATCCCGAGGGCAACGAGTTCTGCGTCATCGAGCCGGGCAACGGGTTCCTCGCCGACTGCGGCTTCGTCGGCGCGCTGGCGGGTGACGGTTCGCCGGAAGCCGGGTACTTCTGGAGCGCGGCGCTGGGCTGGCCGCTGGTCTGGGACCAGGACCAGGAGACCGCGATCCGGTCGCCGCACGGCGGCCCGAAGCTCACCTGGGGCGGTCCGCCGCTGCCGCCGAAGACCGGGAAGTACCGGCTGCACTTCGACCTGATGCCCGACGGCGACCAGCGCGCCGAGGTCGACCGCCTCCGCTCGCTCGGCGCGACCCCCGCCGACATCGGGCAGGGCGAGGTCAGCTGGGTGGTGCTGGCCGATCCCGACGGCCACGAGTTCTGCCTCCTCGACCCGCTGACCCCGCCCGGTGCCTAGGAATGGAGCGTGTAGTGCGGGAAGTTGCCCGGGGGCCGCTCACCGGCCGGGCCCTGGGTGACCGAGCGCACCAGCAGTTCACCACCGACGAACGCACCCCGCCACGAGGCGCCGAGCCCGCCGAACAGCTCGTCCCGGTCCCCGCGCGAGCGCGGCCGGTTGACGCCCACCTTGAACGCGCGCACCTGCGCCGAAAGCCGTTGCGCGGTGGTCTCCTCGTCGCAGGACAGGGTGGCCACCAGCGCCCCGTTGCTGACGTTCATCGCGGCCAGCAGCTGCGCCTCGGTGTCCACCACCTCGATCGTGTCGACCGGGCCGAACGGCTCGGCGTGGAACAGCGGTGACGAGCGCGGCGGGTCCAATATGGACACCGGGGCCAGGTAGGCGGAGGTGTCCTGGCCGGGCAGGAAGCGCCCTTCGGCGACCTCACCGCGGTGCAGCGGCACCCCGCCGTTGCGCACCGCCTCCTCCACCTGGTCGGCCAGCTCCTTCGCCTTGCCCGCGTTGATCAGCGGGCCGAAATCCAGTTCCGGCAACGGGTCGTCCGGCGCCTCGACGGCGAGCGGGTGGCCGAAGCGCACCGAGCGCACGGCGGGCAGGTACACCGAGAGGAAGCGGTCGAACAGCTCGCGCTGGACCACGAACCGCGGATAGGCCGTGCACCGCTGCTTGGCGTAGTCGAAGGTCTTGCGGATCTGCCCGGCGAGGGTGTCCCAGTCCCCGTACTCCCACACGCCCCAGCAGTTCAGCCCCTCCTGTTCGAGCACGTGCCGCTTGCCGGGATCGGCCAGCGCGGCGGCGATCCGGCCGCCGGCGTCCCGTCCGCCCACAAAGGACACACAGCCCAGCGAGGGGCCGCCGACCAGCGGGCCGGACAGTTCCGCGCCGCTGCCGCTGAGCAGGGTCAGCGGCAGCCCCTCGCGCACCGCCAGCGCCACCGCCATGGTCAGGCAGCACAGCCCGCCGTCGGTCGGGGTCTTGGCGATCACCGCGTTGCCCGAGAGGGCCTGCACCAGCATCGCGTGCATCAGCACGCTCATCGGGTAGTTCCAGCTGGCGATGTTGCTGACCGGGCCGTCCAGCGGGACGCGGCCTTCCAGCATCGGCTCGATTTCCTCGACGTACCAGCGCACCCCGTCGATGCAGCGGTCCACGTCGGCCATCGCCAGCCGCCACGGTTTGCCGATCTCCCACACCAGCAGGAGGCCGAGCAGTTCGCGGTGCTCGGTCAGCGAGTCCAGCGCCGCGCCGACCCGCGCCTTGCGTTCGGCCAGCGGCACTTCGCGCCAGCGGAGGTGGGCGTCGAGCGCGGCGGCCACCGCGTCGGTGGCGGTGCCCGCGGTCAGCCGCGGGGGCCCGTGGATGGCGCTGCCGTCCACCGGCGAGGTGGCGTCACCGGGCCTGCCGTCCCACGTCCACCGCCCGCCCCAGTGGTTCGCCACGCGTTCGGGCGAGAACGCCTCGGGGGCCAGAGCGCAGGAACGCCCGTAGGCCGAGGCCCAGTCAGTACCGGGTTTGAGCGAAAAACTACCCATCTGTACTCCTTGCCGGAAGGTGCCGGGAAAGGGTGTGTTCTGCGTCTCAAGACCTGTAGACTGTATGCAGTATGGAACATGTTGGCAACGCCGTTCTCGGTCGGAGGCGAAGATGAGCCCGTCTGGCGCACCGCAGCAGCAGGAGGAAGTCCGGGGGTTCTGGACCCGCTCCCCCGGCCCGTACCGCGTGTTCGGCTACCTGGGCCGCACCTACCGGGTCGGGCCCGCCGCCGAGCAGCTCACCGGCCGCTCGCGCGCCTGGGTGCTCGGCCCGGCGCTCGCCGCGATGGCCGCGATCGGCGTGCCGCAGTACGCCTTCGGCCTGCTGGTGCCCGGCCTGCTCGACCGCGGCTGGACCATGGGCCAGGCCTTCGGGCTCCTCGCGCTGTGGACGGTGTTCCAGGCCGGTGCCGGCTTCCCCGCCGCCTACCTCCGCGAACGCGGTCGCATCGGGCCGCGCGCGGCCATGCTGACCGGCGCGGTGCTGGTGCCGCTCGGCCCGCTCGCGCTCGCCTTCGACTCCGGCCTCGCCGGGGTGCTCGGCTATTCCGTGCTCTCCGGAACCGGCGCCGGATTGGTCTACGCCACCTGTTCCTCCACCGTGGCCAAGTGGTTCCCCGAACGGTCCGCGGCCGCGACCAGCCTGGCCACCGGCGCGTTCGCCTGCGGCTGCGTGCCGTTCGTGGTGGCGTTCGCGCTCGGCAGCGGGACCGGCACCCTCTCCCCCGTGCTGATCGCCACCGCGGTGGTGCTCGCGGCGGTCATCACCACCTCCGCGCTGCTGTTCCGCGATCCGCCACCGAACTGGTGGCCGCCGCACCTCGACCCGCGCGAGTGGGCACTGGACCGCCGCCGCAACCCGCGCCGCGCCGCCCGCCAGTACTCCTCGCGGCAGGCGTTGCGCACCGGCGCGCTGCCGCTGATGTACGTGATCGTTTTCCTTGCCAGCGCGGTATCCCTGCTCGACGTGGCCTTCCTCGCGGTGATGGCGGCCGATCGCGGCCTCGGCCTCACCGCGGCCGCGATCGGCACCTGCCTGCTGGTCGGCGTGAACGGGGTCGGGCGCTCGCTGGCCATCCGCGTCTCCGCCGAAGCCGGGCGGGTGCGCACGATCCGCGCGGTGGTCGCCATCCTGGGTGCCGGGCAGCTCGTGCTGGCCGGTGCGGTCGCCTCCGGTTCGGTGCCCCTGCTGCTGATCGCGGCGATCGTGGCCGGGGCCGGCGGCGGTGCCTTCTACCCGCTGTTCGCCAGCCTGGCGCGCGAGTACTTCGGCGAGCGCTCGCACCTGGAGACCAACGCGGTCATCTACAGCGCGAAGGCGCTCGGCGGCGTGGCCGGGGTGGGCGCGGTGGCACTGGTGGCCCCGAGTTGGGGCTACCCCACGATCTTCCTGCTCGCCGGCGCGCTCGCGCTCGGGGCCGCCGCGTTGTGCCGCAGGCTGCGGCAGCCGGGTTTGCTCAGCACGATTCCGGTTACCCGGTCTCCAGTGCCCGGAGTTTGAAAACCCAGGGGGATGACCACACTTTCGGCGGTAATCCGCGCCGGTGGTCACCCCGTGCGGTGGAGTCCGGCGCACCCAGGTGAAAGCCATGTCACACTGGAAACACCCGTTGTGTGACTGCGTTCACCAAACCGGACAAAGATTCGCATTGTATGCTGTAGGCAGTCGACGAAAAACTACGGGGAGTCGCCGGAGCCACCGGTGCCACTCCATGGACCAAGCCCTGGGAGACATCATGCAGCCGACGGAGTTGCCGACAAGCGTGGCGGCTCGCCGGATCGACCGGCCGGTGCCCCTGCGCGAGCGGGTGTACCAGTCGATGCAGGAGCTGATCATCTCCGGGCACCTCGCGGCGGGCCAGCACCTGGTCGAGAGCGAGCTGGCGGAGATGCTGGGCGTGTCCCGCCAGCCGGTCCGGGAAGCACTGCAGCTGCTCAACTCCGAGGGCTGGGTGGACCTCCGCCCCGGCTACGGCGCCTTCGTCCACGTGCCCACCGAGGCCGAGGCCGACGAACTGCTGGTGGTCCGCGCCCTGCTGGAGACCGAATCCGCCCGCCTGGCCGCGCTGCACGCCGACGCGGCCGGGGTGGCCAGGCTGCGCGAGCTGTGCCGCCAGGGCGAAGCCGCGGTCGCCGTCGACGACATCGAAGGCATGGTGGAGGCCAACGCCGCCCTGCACCGCTGCGTGACCGAGCTGTCCGGCAACCGGGTCCTGCTCGACTTCGCCACCCAGGTCGACCGCCGGGTGCGCTGGTACTACACGCCGATCGCCCGCCGTCGCGGGAAGCGGTCCTGGCAGGAGCACGCGAAGATGGTCGACGCCATCGAAAAGGGCGATGCCGAGGCCGCCGCGCGGATCATGCGCGAGCACACCGAGCGGACCCGCAAGTCCTATTTGGACCAGCGCAAGTCCGCCGCCGAGCCCGAAGCCCCGCCGGCCCTGGTCCGCACCCGCCGCCGGCCCGGCACCGCGTCCGCGCGGCGGTAACCCCGCCCTGGCGCACACACCACCCCGAAGAAACACCAAGAACCCCAGCACCGGGCGGGCCGACGACGACCCGCCCGGTGGGAGAAACCCTGGGTACCTCCGGAAAGAAGGTGAAACAGTTATGCGCACGATGAAGGAACTGATCAAGGACGTGCTCGGCGCGCCCCGCGGCTTCAACGCCGACGGCCGCGCGATGGGCCTCGGCCTGGCGACCGCGATGGAGGCCGCCCGCCGCGACCCCAGCACCGAGGTCGAGGACTACCTGCGCCGCGAGGCGGCGACGGGCAGCAGCGGCGAGCGGAACGCTCCCGTCTCCTGATCGGGTTCAGCCGGTGGCGACCGGCTCCTTGGCGCGGTCGGCCCGCGTCTTGAGCAGGCTCGCCACCGTGGTCACGGCCAGCGTGCCGATGATCACCGACAACGACACCACGATGGGGATGGCCGGGGCCCAGGCGACCCCGTCGTGGTGCAGCGCCTCGAGCACCAGCTTGATCCCGATGAAGCCGAGGATCACCGCGAGCCCGTAGGACAGGTAGACCAGCTTGTCCAGCAGCCCGCCGATCAGGAAGAACAGCTGGCGCAGGCCCATCAGCGCGAACGCGTTCGCGGTGAAGACCAGGTAGGGCTCCTTGGTCAGGCCGAAGATGGCCGGGATGGAGTCCAGTGCGAACAGCAGGTCGGTGGTGCCGATGGCGACCATCACGATCAGCATCGGCGTGACCAGCCGCCGTCCGTCCACTTTGGTCACCATGCGGGCGCCGTCGTAGTCGTCCGAGGTCGGCAGCACCCGCCGGGTCAGCCGCAGTACCGCGTTCTCCTTGAAGTCCTCCTCGTCGTTGTCGTGCCGCATCAGCTTCCAGGCGGTGAACACCAGGAACGCGCCGAAGACGTAGAACAGCCAGGCGAAGCTCTCCAGCGCCTGCGCGCCGACCGCGATGAAGACCGCGCGCATCAGCAGCGCCAGCACGATGCCGACCAGCAGCACCTTCTGGCGGTAGAGCTTCGGCACCGCGAAGGTGCCCATGATGATCACGAACACGAACAGGTTGTCCACCGAGAGGGAGTACTCGGTGAGCCAGCCGGCGAAGAACTCGCCGCCTGCCCTGGGCCCGGCGAAGGCCACCAGGCCCAGGCCGAACAAGCAGGCCAGGCCGACGTAGAGCGCGACCCACCCGGTGCACTCGCGCAGCGAGGGATCACGGGGATTGCGGGCCACCAGCCAGAAGTCGAGCAGGATGACGGCGGCCAGCACGGCCACGGTCACCATCCACACCCAGGCGGGAAACACGGGAACGTCCACGGGCACCTTTCCTCGTCACCGGCGTTGGGCACGTGCTTTCGCTTTCGCCTCCCGCCTGGCCTGCTTCGCCGAATACAGCAACCGCGAATGCGCGGCGTACCGGTCGTAGGCCACCGCGGCCGCCGGGTTGCGGGTGGCGACCTTCGCCAGCCACTGCGGCGCGATGCGCTCGTGCATCCACAGGAACCCGATGGCGAACCCGGCGCTGACGATCGCCTGGAAGGCCAGGAAACCGAACACGTCGGCGGGCAGCCCCGGTTCCCCGAAGATGGCGTAGCGCGCGGCCACCTCCTGGATCAGCCTGGCCAGCGGGAACCCGACGAGCCAGAGCAGGGCGGCCGGGGCGAAGGTGCCCGGCCGGACCTTCCCGCGGACCATCAGCAGGCTGTACAGCCCGCCGACGAGCCCCAGCGGCAGCGCCAGCGCCGCCGCCGAGACCATCGCCCAGCCGGCGGGCTGACCGGCGATCGCGGTCAGTCCCCCGGCCAGCACCCCGGCCAGCGTGCCCACGGCGAACCCGGGAAAGGCCAGTTCACCGGTGCGGCGTAGGCCTTCCGTCGTCGGCGCGCCCATCAGTCGAGCACCACGCCGAAGCGGATCAGGCTGTAGAACAGCATGCCGAGGTAGAACACCGCGCCGAAGCCGATCACCAGGTTCGTCCACAGCTTGGGGCGGATCGGTTTCGGCAGCAGTTTGTTGTTCACCAGCAGCAGCACCACGCAGTAGGCACCCATCGCGAACGCGGACAGGAACGAGAGCACGTCCAGGATCTGGCTCGGTCCGTCGGCCGGGCCGAACAGCAGGATCAGGATGCCGAAGATGATCAGGCCCCACAGGAACCCGGCGTAGAGGTGGGACATCTTCAGCTTCTTCGCGCCGGGCACGAAGAAGTAGGTCATGTCCGCCTGGCCGCGTGAGAACGAGTCGAACAGGCCCAGCGTGGCGTTCATCCCGATCAGCGCGATGAAGCCGAGGAACACCGAGCCGAGCACCGGCCCGCCGACCGTGGCGAAGGTGTCCGACATCGCGCTGAGCGCCGCCTCGCGCTCACCGGACTCGATCAGCGCCTTGACGTCGGGGCTGGTGCGGTCGGCCGCGCGGGCCAGCACCGTGAACGAGATCGTCACCAGCATCGTGACGCCCCAGAACAACAGCAGCGCGTCGAAGGTGACCCAGCGCCGCCAGCCCTTCCACTTGCGCATCTCCTCCGGGTCGGAGGTGTCGAACATGTAGCCGCGCGAGGGCATCTGCTCCTCGTTGCCGGCGTGGCGCAGGCCGCGGATCTTCGGGATGTGGCTGCCCATGCCCGCCCCGCTGTCCCGCAGGTGCAGCGTGTACCACATCTGCTGCATGCCGGACGGGCCGGCGAAGGCGATCGAGCCCACCACGATCGGGAACCAGGTGGCCGACATGGCCTCCTGCGGGAAGTACCCGAAGGCGAACATGCCCGAGAGCGTGCTGGTCACGTCGCTCCAGTTGCCCACCATCGAGGCCACCACCGCGGTGCCGACCACCAGCAGGCCGATCATGATCGAGAGCAGGTTCTCCAGCAGGTTGTAGACCACCTTGGCCAGGCTGAAGATGATCCCGACCAGGACCAGGCCGACGCAGGCGGCCACCACCCACGGTATGCCGGTGATCTCCTCCAGCGCCGCCGCCCCGGCCGATACGTGGCCGGGCCAGATGTAGACCAGGATCGCCACCGCGAAGAAGAACCACATGAGCGGTTTGAAGATGCGCGCGGCGCCGGTGAAGATGCTCTCCCCGGTCGCCATCGCGTACCGCGCCATTTCCAGCATCACGATGGCCTGGAGCGTCACGCCGATCAGGAACAGCCATCGGATGTCCGGCCCGAACACCAGCACCAGCCTGGGCCACATGTAGGACTCGCCCATGCCGACGCCGAGCGCCACCAGGAAGACCGTCGGTCCGAGGATGTGGATCGACGGTGGTGCCTCGGGCAGCGGGCGGATCGGCATCGGCTCCAGGCCGCCTGCCTTCCATACCCGTTCCCCGGCCGGTGAGGCCGCGGCCTCACCACTCGCCGATCCCGAGATCGGCACTTTCGAAGAATCCACCATTGGCCTCTCCGTTTCACCGCGTTGTAGTCAGCCGCACTCTCATTTCCCGCGTGGAGACCCCCTCCCGGACCGCTCGCGTGGATCAGGCGGGCCGGAGCAGCCCGGCCGACCGCGCCCACCGGTACTTCGCGCCGAGAACCTGGACCGGGCGTTCGGTGGTGTACGGATAGGCCACGACACCGTGGTCGTAGAGGTACTCGCAGGCCTGCTCGACCTCGGTGTCCCCGGCCAGCGACGCGACCACGGGCTTGTCGATGCCCTGGTCCCTGGCCTCCTGCACGACCTTGGCGATCAGCTCGGCGAAGACCATCGGCGGGGTGACGATGGTGTGCCAGTAACCGAGGATGAGCGCGTGGATGCGGTCGTCGGTCAGGCCGAGCCGGACCGTGGCCTCGTAGGTCGACGGCGGTTCGCCGCCGGTGATGTCGATCGGGTTGCCCGCCGCGCCGAACGGCGGGATGAACTTGCGGAAGGACTCGTCCAGGTCCGGCGGGATGTCCATCAGGGACAGTCCGGCCTCGACGCAGGCGTCCGAGAGCAGCACGCCGGAACCGCCCGCGCCGGTGATGATCACGACGTTCTCGCCCTGGGGCGTGGGCAGCAGCGGCAGGCCGCGCGCGTACTCCAGCATCTCGTTCAGCCCCGGGGCGCGCACCACCCCGGCCTGCCGGAGGATGTCGTCGTAGACCTTGTCGTCCCCGGCCAGCGCGCCGGTGTGCGAGCTGGCCGCCCGCGCGCCGAGCGCGGTCCGCCCCGCCTTGAGCACCACCACCGGCTTCTTCTTGGTGATGCGCCGCGCGGCGTCGACGAAGGCCCTGCCGTCCTTGAGGTCTTCGAGGTGCATCGCCACGCAGGTGGTGTTGTCGTCGTGCTCGAAGAAGGTGAGCAGGTCGTCTTCGTCCACATCGGACTTGTTGCCCAGGCCGACGATGGCCGACACACCCATCTTCGTGGTGCGGGAGAAGCCGAGGATGGCCATGCCGATGCCGCCGCTCTGCGAGGTCAGCGCCACGCCGCCGCGCACGTCGTACGGCGTGCAGAAGGTCGCGCAGAGATTGCTCGGCGTGTAGTAGTAGCCGTAGATGTTCGGCCCGAGCAGGCGGATGCCGTGCCGCCGGGCCACTTCGACCACCTGGTCCTGCAGTTCGACGTTGCCGGTCTCGGCGAACCCGGACGGGATCAGCACCGCGGCCGAGACGCCCTTGGCCCCGCACTCCTCCAGCGCGCCCGGCACGAACTTCGCCGGGATGGCGAACACCGCGACGTCGATGTCACCCGGTACGTCGCCGATCGCCTGGTACGCCTGGCGGCCTTCGACCTCGTCGGACTTCGGGTTGATCGGGTAGATCCGGCCCGCGTACCCGCCACCGATCAGGTTGCGCATCACCGAGTTGCCGATCTTGCCCTGCTCGTTGGACGCGCCGATCACCGCGACCGCGGCCGGGTTCATCAGCTTCGTCATCACCCGCAGGATCTCGTCCGGCTCCGGCCGCACCGGCTCGGCGACCTCCTCGGTCTCCACCAGGATCCGGACGTCGGCCGCGGTGGCCCCGTCCTTGGTGGCGAACACCGGGTTGAGGTCCACCTCGGCGATCTCCGGGAAGTCGGTGACCAGCGCGGAAACCCGCTGGATCACCCCGGCCAGCGCGTCGGCGTTCACCGGGTCCGCGCCACGGGCCCCGCGCAGCACCTCGGCCGCCTCGATGCCGTCCAGCATGGACCTGGCCTCGCCGTCGTCGATCGGCGCCAGCCGGAAGGTGATGTCCTTGAGCACCTCGACCAGCACCCCGCCGAGGCCGAACGCGACCACCTTGCCGAAGGTGGAGTCGGTGGTCGCGCCGATGATCACCTCCTGGCCGCCGGCCAGCATCTGCTGCACCTGGATGCCGGCGATCTCGGCGGAAGCGTGGTACGCCTTGGCGTTCGCCAGGATCTGGCGGTAGCCCTCGCGCACCTCGTCGGCGCTGTTGACGCCGATCAGCACACCGCCCGCGTCGGTCTTGTGCAGGATGTCCGGCGAGACGATCTTCAGCGCCACCGGGAAACCGAGGTCCGCGGCCAGCTTCGCCGCCTCGTCCTCGGTGGTGGCCAGGCCCTCGCCCGGGGTCGGGATGCCGTAGGCCTCGCAGATCCGCCTGCCCTCGGGCGCGGTCAGCGCGGCCCGGCCTTCGGCTTTGACCTTGTCGAGGACTTCCCGTACCGCGGCGGTGTCCGCGTTGGTTTCCGACACCTCAGATCACTCCGTTCGACTGGAGCTCGGCGAACTCGGCGGCGTCCACGCCCAGCTCGCTGCCGTAGATTTCCTGGTTGTGCTCACCCAGCAACGGGGAGCGCTCGACCTCGACCGGCGAGTCCGACAGCTTGATCGGGCAGCCGACGGTGGTGAACTCCCCGCGCTCCGGGTGCTCGACCCGGACCACCATGTCGTTGTCGGCCAGCGAGGTGTCCTCGATCAGCTCCTTGGTGGACATGATCGGTCCACAGGGGACGTTGTGCGCGTTGAGCTTCGCGAGCACCTCCCACTTGCTGTGGTTGATCGTCCACTCCTCGATCAGCTGGAACATCTTGTCCAGCTTGGGCAGCCGCGCCTCCGGCGTGGCCCATTCGGGGTCGTCGGCCAGTTCCGGGCGGCCGATCAGCTTCGCGATCGGCTCCCAGCCGACCGGCTGCACGATCACGTACACGTAGTCGTTCGGCCCGCCGGGGGCGCAGCGCACCGCCCACCCCGGCTGCCCGCCGCCGGAGGCGTTGCCCGAGCGGGGAACCTCGTCACCGAAGTTCTCGTTCGGGTACTCCGCCAGCGGGCCGTGGGTCAGGCGCTGCTGGTCGCGCAGCTTGACCCGGCACAGGTTGAGCACCGCGTGCTGCATGGCCACGGTGACCCGCTGTCCGCGCCCGGTGTGCTCGCGCTGGTAGAGCGCGGCGAGAATGCCGGCCACGGTGTGGATGCCGGTGCCCGAGTCGCCGATCTGCGCGCCGGTCGCCATCGGCGCGCCGTCCTCGAAGCCGGTGGTGCTCATCGAGCCGCCCATCGCCTGCGCGACCACCTCGTAGGCCTTGAAGTGCTTGTACGGCCCGTCGCCGAAGCCCTTGATGGAGGCGTAGATCAGCCGCGGGTTGAGCTCCCGCAGCTTCTCCCAGCCGTAGCCCATCCGCTCGATGGTGCCCGGCCCGAAGTTCTCCACCAGGATGTCGAAGCGGGGCACCATCTCGGTGAACAGCTGTTTGCCCCGCTCGCTCTTCATGTTCAGCGTGATGCTGCGCTTGTTGCTGTTCAGCATGGTGAAGTAGAGACTGTCCACATCGGGCAGATCGCGCAGCTGCTTGCGGGTGATGTCGCCCGAGGGCGCTTCCAGCTTCACCACGTCCGCGCCCAGCCAGGCCAGCACCTGGGTGCACGACGGGCCGGACTGCACGTGGGTCATGTCGAGCACGCGGATGCCCGCCAACGCCTTGGTCATCTCGGCCTCCCCTACTTGTACATGGTCTGGTTCATCGTTCCCGGCGCGTAGACGTCGGGGTCGACCCAGACGTTGATCAGCGACGGCTTGCCGGACTCGCGGGCGCGCTCCAGCGCGGGCCGGATGTCCGCCGGGTCGCGGACCTCCTCGCCGTAACCGCCGAGCATGCGGGCGAACTCGTCGTAGCGGACGTCGCCGAGGGTGTTGCCGATGCGGCCGCGTGGTTCGCCGTACTTCTGGATCTGGCCGTAGCGGATCTGGTTCATCGACGAGTTGTTCCCGACGATGCCGACGAACGGCAGGTTGAACCGGACCATCGTCTCGAAGTCCCAGCCGGTCAGGGAGAAGGCGCCGTCACCGAAGAGGCAGACCACTTCGGACTCGGGCCGGGCGTACTTGGCCGCCATCGCGAACGGCACGCCGACGCCGAGCGTCCCGAGTGGACCGGGGTCCATCCAGTTGCCCGGTGCCTTGGGCTGCACCACCTGCCCGGAGAAGGTGACGATGTCGCCGCCGTCGCCGATGTAGATGGAGTCTTCGGTGAGGAACTCGTTGATCTCGTGCACCAGCCGGTACGGGTCGATCGGGTTCTGCTCGGAGAGCTGGCGCGGCAGGCGCTTCTGGTACGCCTCGTTCTCCACCGCGCGCAGTTCCTCCAGCCACGCCTTGCGCTTGACCGCGCCGTTGCTGATCCGGCCGGTGGAGGCCGCGGTCACCGCGGTCAGCACCAGGCCGGCGTCGCCGACGATGCCGAGGTCGACGTCGCGGTTCTTGCCCACCGTGCGGTAGTCGAGGTCGACCTGGACCACGGTGGCCTCGTGCGAAAGCCTGCGCCCGTAACCCATCCGGAAGTCGAACGGGGTGCCGACGATGATGATCAGGTCGGCGTTGTTGAAGGCGTAGCGGCGTGAGAGCTGGAAGTGGTGCGGGTCCCCGGGCGGCAGCGTGCCGCGGCCGGAGCCGTTCATGTACGCGGGTACGTTGAGCCGCCGCGCGAACTCGGTGGCCGCCTCGGTGGCCCGGCAGGTCCACACCTGGCTGCCCAGCAGCACGCACGGCTTTTCCGCGTGCGCCAGCAGGTCCGCGAGCTTCTCGATGGCCACCGGGTCACCGGCCGAGCGGGTGGAGGCGCGGTAGTGCCCCGCCTCGGGCACGCGGGCCTTCTCCACCGGGACCTTCGCGTCGAGCACGTCGCGCGGGATCTCCAGGAACGACGGCCCCGGCGCGCCGTGGAAGCACTCGCGGAAGGCCATCGAGACGATGTCGGCCGCGCGTTCGGTGGCGGGCACGGTGGCCGCGAACTTGGTGATCGGGGTCATCATGTCCACGTGCGGGAGGTCCTGCAGGGAGCCCATCTTGTGCTGGGACAACGCGCCCTGGCCGCCGATCAGCAGCATCGGGCTCTCCGCGCGCAGCGCGTTCGCCACGCCGGTGACCGCGTCGGTGGTGCCGGGGCCGGCGGTGACCACCGCGCAGCCCGGCTTCCCGGTGATCCGGGCGTAACCGTCGGCGGCGTGCGCCGCGACCTGTTCGTGCCGGACGTCGACCACGTCGATGCCCTCGTCCACGCACCCGTCGTAGATGTCGATGATGTGCCCGCCGCAGAGGGTGAAGATCACGTCCACGCCCTCGGCCTTGAGTGCTTTCGCCACGAGGTGGCCGCCTGAGATCAGTTCGGGCGTTTCCGTACGCGCCGGCTCACTGACCCCCGCGGCGCTCTCCGGCACTGTCTGGACCGTCTGCGCCATTGCCTCGTCACTCCTCACTCGGTCGTACTGCCGTACCCGCTGAGCTGATTCCGCATACTGCATACCGTATGAATCCATATCGTGGACCTCGGCGCTGACCGTGTCCACCCCCAATCGTCGGATGACCGCGATCTTCAGTCGCGCCAGTCGATCCGCGGCCAGCCGTCGGCGAGGCGGTGCACCCGCGCCACCGCTTCGGCCGCCGGGACACCGCGCCCGACCGCCACGCCGAGCAGGAACGCGGTGATCGGCGCGGCCGGTCTGGCCACCGCCGAAGCGGATTCCCTGGCCACCTTCAGCACCACCGCCCGCTCGCAGTCCGCGGCGTCAAGGCCGAGTTCGGCACA harbors:
- a CDS encoding VOC family protein, which gives rise to MSCHLVALCVDAHEPRALARFWAGLLDWEPAGDGTTLLPRDDTGFRLRFLPSREPKTTQNQMHFDLTSTSLDDQRTTVARALALGGRHIDIGQRPEEEHVVLADPEGNEFCVIEPGNGFLADCGFVGALAGDGSPEAGYFWSAALGWPLVWDQDQETAIRSPHGGPKLTWGGPPLPPKTGKYRLHFDLMPDGDQRAEVDRLRSLGATPADIGQGEVSWVVLADPDGHEFCLLDPLTPPGA
- a CDS encoding aldehyde dehydrogenase family protein — encoded protein: MGSFSLKPGTDWASAYGRSCALAPEAFSPERVANHWGGRWTWDGRPGDATSPVDGSAIHGPPRLTAGTATDAVAAALDAHLRWREVPLAERKARVGAALDSLTEHRELLGLLLVWEIGKPWRLAMADVDRCIDGVRWYVEEIEPMLEGRVPLDGPVSNIASWNYPMSVLMHAMLVQALSGNAVIAKTPTDGGLCCLTMAVALAVREGLPLTLLSGSGAELSGPLVGGPSLGCVSFVGGRDAGGRIAAALADPGKRHVLEQEGLNCWGVWEYGDWDTLAGQIRKTFDYAKQRCTAYPRFVVQRELFDRFLSVYLPAVRSVRFGHPLAVEAPDDPLPELDFGPLINAGKAKELADQVEEAVRNGGVPLHRGEVAEGRFLPGQDTSAYLAPVSILDPPRSSPLFHAEPFGPVDTIEVVDTEAQLLAAMNVSNGALVATLSCDEETTAQRLSAQVRAFKVGVNRPRSRGDRDELFGGLGASWRGAFVGGELLVRSVTQGPAGERPPGNFPHYTLHS
- a CDS encoding MFS transporter yields the protein MSPSGAPQQQEEVRGFWTRSPGPYRVFGYLGRTYRVGPAAEQLTGRSRAWVLGPALAAMAAIGVPQYAFGLLVPGLLDRGWTMGQAFGLLALWTVFQAGAGFPAAYLRERGRIGPRAAMLTGAVLVPLGPLALAFDSGLAGVLGYSVLSGTGAGLVYATCSSTVAKWFPERSAAATSLATGAFACGCVPFVVAFALGSGTGTLSPVLIATAVVLAAVITTSALLFRDPPPNWWPPHLDPREWALDRRRNPRRAARQYSSRQALRTGALPLMYVIVFLASAVSLLDVAFLAVMAADRGLGLTAAAIGTCLLVGVNGVGRSLAIRVSAEAGRVRTIRAVVAILGAGQLVLAGAVASGSVPLLLIAAIVAGAGGGAFYPLFASLAREYFGERSHLETNAVIYSAKALGGVAGVGAVALVAPSWGYPTIFLLAGALALGAAALCRRLRQPGLLSTIPVTRSPVPGV
- a CDS encoding GntR family transcriptional regulator encodes the protein MDQALGDIMQPTELPTSVAARRIDRPVPLRERVYQSMQELIISGHLAAGQHLVESELAEMLGVSRQPVREALQLLNSEGWVDLRPGYGAFVHVPTEAEADELLVVRALLETESARLAALHADAAGVARLRELCRQGEAAVAVDDIEGMVEANAALHRCVTELSGNRVLLDFATQVDRRVRWYYTPIARRRGKRSWQEHAKMVDAIEKGDAEAAARIMREHTERTRKSYLDQRKSAAEPEAPPALVRTRRRPGTASARR
- a CDS encoding TerC family protein, producing MVTVAVLAAVILLDFWLVARNPRDPSLRECTGWVALYVGLACLFGLGLVAFAGPRAGGEFFAGWLTEYSLSVDNLFVFVIIMGTFAVPKLYRQKVLLVGIVLALLMRAVFIAVGAQALESFAWLFYVFGAFLVFTAWKLMRHDNDEEDFKENAVLRLTRRVLPTSDDYDGARMVTKVDGRRLVTPMLIVMVAIGTTDLLFALDSIPAIFGLTKEPYLVFTANAFALMGLRQLFFLIGGLLDKLVYLSYGLAVILGFIGIKLVLEALHHDGVAWAPAIPIVVSLSVIIGTLAVTTVASLLKTRADRAKEPVATG